One genomic region from Arthrobacter sp. FB24 encodes:
- a CDS encoding ABC transporter substrate-binding protein, whose translation MSTRKTISRLAAIGGLCTAVALTATACGAGGPASSGSAASSVNVLVEAGGHAELAGVAEACKKDTGLDVNFVELPYDGLFNRLSSEFSSGTVSFDVAALDSVWLPSFKDAVQPIDELFTDEAKKDIFPALVKEANVDGHFIGMPAWTNAEIILYRKDLFEDAKNKADFKAKYGYELAAPTTWKQYQDISEFFTKDGMYGTDVKGAVETEWLAHVLQAGSPMVLDDQNNVVVDNAAHKEALDFYTSLVKSAPSGAAQVDWAAAQNLFNQGKTAMTRFWAHAYRQIPADAAVYGKVGAAPMIGGSAGVAGVPGPWYLSVPKATKNADAAKKFIKCAYDHNDLGIESKLGLAARISAFEKYQDKPGYESFKPLIETLNGEATATRPATAKWQQIVDTVLVPTLQKAVAGGDSASLLAEAKTKIQALVK comes from the coding sequence ATGTCCACTCGAAAGACCATCTCCAGGCTCGCCGCCATCGGCGGCCTTTGCACGGCCGTGGCCCTGACGGCCACCGCATGCGGCGCTGGGGGTCCGGCGTCGTCCGGCAGCGCCGCAAGCTCCGTCAACGTCCTTGTCGAAGCCGGCGGGCACGCCGAGCTCGCCGGCGTTGCCGAGGCCTGCAAAAAGGACACCGGCCTCGACGTCAACTTCGTCGAACTGCCCTACGACGGCTTGTTCAACAGGCTCTCCAGCGAATTTTCCTCCGGCACTGTCTCCTTCGATGTCGCCGCTCTGGACTCCGTCTGGCTCCCCAGCTTCAAGGATGCGGTCCAGCCCATCGACGAGCTCTTCACCGATGAGGCCAAGAAGGACATCTTCCCCGCACTGGTCAAGGAAGCCAACGTTGATGGCCACTTCATCGGCATGCCCGCCTGGACCAATGCCGAAATCATCCTGTACCGCAAGGACCTCTTCGAGGACGCCAAAAACAAGGCCGACTTCAAGGCAAAGTACGGATACGAACTTGCAGCCCCCACCACCTGGAAGCAGTACCAGGACATCTCCGAGTTCTTCACCAAGGATGGCATGTACGGCACCGACGTGAAGGGTGCCGTCGAAACCGAATGGCTGGCCCATGTTCTCCAGGCCGGGTCCCCGATGGTCCTGGACGACCAGAACAACGTCGTGGTCGACAACGCAGCCCACAAGGAAGCCCTCGATTTTTACACGAGCCTTGTTAAGTCCGCGCCGTCCGGAGCGGCACAGGTCGACTGGGCTGCCGCGCAGAACCTCTTCAACCAGGGCAAGACCGCGATGACCAGGTTCTGGGCCCACGCCTACCGCCAGATCCCCGCCGACGCCGCTGTCTACGGCAAGGTGGGCGCGGCTCCCATGATCGGCGGATCCGCCGGCGTCGCCGGCGTCCCGGGACCGTGGTACCTCTCCGTCCCCAAGGCGACGAAGAACGCAGACGCCGCCAAGAAGTTCATCAAGTGCGCCTACGACCACAACGACCTGGGCATCGAGTCCAAACTGGGGCTCGCCGCCCGCATCTCGGCCTTCGAGAAGTACCAGGACAAGCCCGGTTATGAGAGCTTCAAGCCGTTGATCGAGACGCTCAACGGCGAGGCCACGGCGACCCGCCCGGCAACGGCGAAGTGGCAGCAGATTGTGGACACGGTCCTGGTACCGACGCTGCAGAAGGCAGTGGCCGGAGGGGACAGCGCGTCCCTCCTGGCTGAAGCCAAGACCAAGATCCAGGCCCTCGTCAAATGA
- a CDS encoding carbohydrate ABC transporter permease yields MRINDRRFALYLMTPAALFLAVFVAYPLFRLIADSFFKISPIVGGPRDFVGLDNYVRAFASEDFIGAGWRTLAYTVVVVTLEFALGLGMALLFTTLGRKSQIWRTVFLYPLMIAPIVAGLLWKFLMIDNFGLIGTLLHQAGILQDPNQIGWLSNPDIVLFSVAVPDIWLTTSFMCLVLFAGLQNIPGDLIEAARLDGAKAPALLFRIILPLLRPVIAVALVVRGIDAARAFDTILIQTNGGPQSASETMSLLIYRTMIRFGDPGLASAMGTIYLLAMLAVAFFAVTTIWRPGKDN; encoded by the coding sequence GTGCGTATCAATGATCGCCGCTTCGCCCTGTATCTGATGACCCCGGCGGCCTTGTTCCTGGCAGTTTTTGTCGCCTACCCGCTGTTCCGCCTCATCGCGGACAGCTTCTTCAAAATTTCCCCAATCGTCGGCGGTCCCCGCGACTTCGTCGGTCTGGACAACTACGTGCGGGCCTTCGCGTCCGAGGACTTCATCGGGGCCGGCTGGCGGACCCTCGCCTACACCGTGGTGGTGGTGACCCTCGAGTTCGCCCTTGGCCTGGGCATGGCGCTCCTGTTCACCACTTTGGGCAGGAAGTCCCAGATCTGGCGGACCGTCTTCCTGTACCCGCTGATGATCGCGCCGATCGTCGCCGGGCTGCTGTGGAAGTTCCTAATGATTGACAACTTCGGCCTGATCGGCACCCTCCTTCACCAAGCCGGCATCCTGCAAGACCCCAACCAGATCGGCTGGCTCTCCAACCCGGACATCGTCTTGTTCTCCGTGGCTGTTCCCGATATCTGGCTCACCACGTCCTTCATGTGCCTGGTGCTGTTCGCCGGACTCCAGAACATCCCGGGCGACCTCATTGAGGCTGCCCGCCTCGACGGCGCCAAGGCCCCCGCGCTGCTGTTCCGGATCATCCTGCCGCTGCTCCGGCCGGTCATCGCCGTGGCGCTGGTGGTGCGCGGAATCGATGCCGCCAGGGCCTTTGACACCATTCTGATCCAAACCAACGGCGGCCCCCAGTCCGCTTCGGAAACCATGAGCCTGCTGATCTACCGGACTATGATCCGCTTCGGCGATCCGGGCCTGGCCAGTGCCATGGGAACCATCTACCTGCTGGCGATGCTCGCCGTCGCTTTCTTCGCGGTGACCACCATCTGGCGGCCAGGAAAGGACAACTGA
- a CDS encoding carbohydrate ABC transporter permease — MPPAQNNSQKAPTTAAGNGRRPRRHHAEGLEAGKRSTRIILWILLAGALVLYGFPFLYLLFTSFKTPIDTIAVPPTILPREWTLENYANALGRSGVLASFINSAQTAIISTLLSLILAVPAAYGITRYKTPSGRVFIMAALVTRMVPPVAIGIPLASMMSSVGLSDTPIALSIAHTTISLPLSIWLMSSFFEAVPKDLEEAATVDGCSRLGALWRVVIPVVSGGIAVTAIFAFLASWNEFLFALLMTAIRSQTTPVVIANFQTQFGLDWGSMTALAAVYSIPVILLTLLLQRKIVAGMTLGAVKG, encoded by the coding sequence GTGCCTCCCGCACAGAACAACAGCCAGAAGGCTCCGACGACGGCGGCAGGCAACGGCCGCCGCCCCCGCCGGCACCACGCCGAAGGTCTCGAGGCTGGAAAGCGGAGCACCCGGATCATTCTCTGGATCCTGCTGGCAGGAGCCCTGGTGCTGTACGGATTCCCGTTCCTGTACCTGCTGTTCACATCCTTCAAGACCCCGATCGACACCATCGCCGTTCCGCCCACCATTCTCCCCAGGGAATGGACGCTGGAGAACTACGCCAACGCCTTGGGCCGCAGTGGAGTGCTGGCGTCGTTCATTAACAGCGCACAGACCGCCATCATCAGCACCCTGCTGTCCTTGATCCTGGCGGTTCCCGCGGCGTATGGGATCACCCGCTACAAGACACCGAGCGGCCGGGTGTTCATCATGGCCGCACTGGTCACCCGCATGGTGCCGCCGGTAGCCATCGGCATTCCGTTGGCATCGATGATGTCCTCCGTGGGACTTTCGGACACCCCGATTGCCCTCTCCATCGCCCACACCACCATCTCGCTGCCGCTGTCCATCTGGCTGATGTCCAGCTTCTTCGAAGCCGTGCCCAAGGACCTGGAGGAAGCGGCCACTGTGGATGGCTGCAGCAGGCTCGGCGCCCTGTGGAGGGTGGTCATCCCGGTGGTCTCCGGCGGCATCGCAGTCACCGCGATCTTCGCCTTCCTGGCCTCCTGGAACGAGTTCCTCTTCGCCCTCCTCATGACGGCGATCCGCTCCCAGACCACGCCGGTGGTCATCGCGAACTTCCAGACCCAGTTCGGCCTGGACTGGGGATCCATGACGGCGCTGGCCGCCGTCTACTCGATCCCGGTCATCCTTCTCACACTCCTCTTGCAGCGCAAGATCGTCGCAGGCATGACGCTCGGCGCCGTCAAGGGCTGA
- a CDS encoding NosD domain-containing protein, with amino-acid sequence MSSNNYYDVTTWPVGNPSEDVGEVINSIIADIKDRQTVTDANNGGKPGAVIYIPPGDYHLRTQVLIDISFLRIHGSGHGFTSSSIRFNVPEDEWPGLHELWPGGSRIIVDIPPGGDEGGDGEESKGAAFYVERSGSPRISSVEFSNFCIDGLHFDPDGSGSHPENTYVNGKTGIYVANANDSFRITGMGFVYLENALTIYNADALSIHDNFIAECGSCIELRGWGQASKITDNLVGAGFKGHSIYAENHGGLLVTANNVFPRGASSIHFVGVTRSSVTNNRLHSFYPGMLILAENSSENLVATNHFLRDHEPWTPFLGVDNGLNDLYGLLSVSGSNNSVIGNHFSEIIDSPSIQPEGATPVIIRLMAGVGNFVSNNHVVAMDVRSKASDSCFSAQVDALLTTEASDGLAVTAVMVDSESARNTILDSGSDAQVIADRAVNALRATPTVGFQAAHALVEPHVESATT; translated from the coding sequence GTGTCAAGCAACAACTACTACGACGTGACCACGTGGCCCGTCGGCAATCCGTCCGAGGACGTCGGTGAAGTCATCAACAGCATCATCGCTGACATCAAGGACCGGCAGACGGTCACCGATGCGAACAATGGAGGAAAGCCGGGCGCGGTGATCTACATTCCGCCGGGGGACTACCACCTTCGTACGCAGGTTTTGATCGACATCAGCTTCCTCAGGATCCATGGCTCGGGACACGGCTTTACGTCGTCCAGCATCCGGTTCAATGTTCCGGAAGACGAATGGCCCGGGCTCCATGAGCTGTGGCCCGGTGGGAGCCGGATTATCGTCGACATTCCGCCCGGCGGAGACGAAGGTGGAGACGGGGAGGAATCCAAGGGAGCCGCTTTCTACGTTGAGCGGAGCGGGAGCCCGCGGATCAGCTCGGTGGAGTTCTCCAACTTCTGCATCGACGGCTTGCACTTCGACCCGGATGGCTCGGGGTCGCATCCGGAAAACACCTACGTCAACGGCAAGACCGGTATCTATGTTGCGAACGCCAATGACTCTTTCCGCATAACCGGCATGGGGTTTGTCTACCTTGAGAACGCCCTCACCATCTACAACGCGGACGCACTTTCCATTCACGACAACTTCATCGCTGAATGCGGCAGTTGCATCGAGCTGCGCGGGTGGGGGCAGGCATCGAAGATCACCGACAACCTGGTCGGAGCAGGCTTCAAAGGTCACTCAATCTACGCCGAGAACCACGGCGGCCTCCTGGTAACTGCGAACAACGTCTTCCCCCGTGGCGCAAGCAGCATCCATTTCGTAGGCGTCACGCGTTCAAGCGTCACCAATAACCGTTTGCATTCGTTCTACCCCGGGATGCTGATCCTTGCGGAGAACAGTTCGGAAAACCTCGTGGCCACGAACCACTTCCTGCGTGACCATGAACCGTGGACGCCGTTCCTTGGAGTCGACAACGGACTGAACGACCTCTACGGACTGCTCTCTGTCAGCGGCAGCAATAACTCTGTTATCGGCAACCACTTCTCCGAGATCATCGATTCACCCAGCATCCAGCCGGAAGGAGCGACGCCCGTCATCATCCGGCTGATGGCGGGGGTTGGCAACTTCGTCTCCAACAACCACGTGGTGGCGATGGACGTTCGATCAAAGGCAAGTGACTCCTGCTTCTCGGCCCAGGTGGACGCTCTGTTGACGACCGAGGCTTCGGACGGCCTCGCCGTTACGGCCGTCATGGTCGATTCCGAATCGGCCCGGAATACGATCCTGGATTCCGGAAGTGACGCCCAGGTCATCGCAGACAGGGCCGTTAACGCCTTGAGGGCCACGCCCACCGTCGGTTTCCAGGCAGCCCACGCACTTGTTGAGCCGCACGTAGAATCAGCAACAACATAA
- a CDS encoding LacI family DNA-binding transcriptional regulator, whose translation MTNRSVGIKDVAAAAGVSVTTVSHVLNDVAYARVGAGTRERVHEAAQRLGYGPNRLAQALRTQRSGMIGFISEEIATTPHAGRIILGAEETARARGYRIMIINSTSTSSQDSKESQVADLLDRQVDGILYATMYHRELAVPKNLAGLPAVLVDSEDISHTVSAVIPDEVGGARSAVQTLIDAGHTRIGMLNNTDDVPATHSRLTAFKDTLADAGLTFHEELVQSEHSEVRGGYEAALRLLKQEDRPTAVFCYNDRMAMGAYRAAGELGLSIPDDISFVGFDNQQLIAENLYPALTTVALPHYEMGAWATDNLIDAIEGKTDLRLFAAHPTVLPCPMVLRDSVASPEHKGASTRAAPDSPPRANT comes from the coding sequence ATGACCAATAGATCAGTCGGTATCAAGGACGTGGCGGCCGCGGCCGGGGTCTCTGTCACGACCGTCTCCCACGTCCTCAATGATGTCGCGTACGCCCGAGTGGGCGCAGGAACGAGGGAACGGGTCCACGAAGCGGCCCAACGGCTGGGTTACGGGCCCAACCGGCTCGCCCAGGCCCTGCGCACTCAACGCTCAGGGATGATCGGGTTCATCAGCGAGGAAATCGCCACCACCCCGCACGCAGGCAGGATCATCCTCGGGGCCGAGGAAACGGCGCGGGCCCGCGGCTACCGCATCATGATCATCAACTCCACCAGCACCAGTTCCCAGGATTCCAAGGAAAGCCAGGTGGCGGATCTGCTGGACCGGCAGGTGGACGGCATCCTGTACGCCACGATGTATCACCGGGAGCTGGCTGTCCCCAAGAACCTGGCCGGACTGCCGGCCGTCCTGGTGGACTCTGAAGACATCAGCCACACTGTTTCCGCCGTCATCCCCGACGAAGTGGGCGGCGCAAGGTCGGCCGTGCAGACCCTGATCGACGCCGGGCACACCCGGATCGGCATGCTCAATAACACCGACGACGTGCCGGCAACTCACTCCCGGCTGACGGCCTTCAAGGACACGCTGGCAGACGCAGGGCTGACGTTCCACGAAGAACTGGTCCAGTCCGAGCATTCGGAGGTGCGCGGCGGCTACGAGGCGGCCCTCCGCCTCTTGAAGCAGGAGGACCGGCCCACGGCCGTATTCTGCTACAACGACCGCATGGCCATGGGCGCGTACCGGGCCGCCGGGGAACTTGGTCTTAGCATTCCGGACGACATTTCTTTCGTCGGTTTCGACAACCAACAACTCATCGCGGAAAACCTCTACCCCGCACTGACAACGGTCGCCCTGCCCCACTACGAAATGGGCGCGTGGGCAACCGACAACCTGATCGACGCCATTGAGGGAAAAACTGACCTGCGGCTGTTCGCCGCTCATCCGACTGTCTTGCCCTGTCCCATGGTTTTGCGCGATTCCGTCGCCTCCCCCGAACATAAGGGCGCCTCGACCAGAGCAGCACCGGACTCACCTCCACGCGCCAACACCTGA
- a CDS encoding carbohydrate kinase family protein, with protein sequence MHSSPVPPCPETDVVVVGEAIIDIIDTAGGPVEFPGGSGMNVAYGLGRLGVSTAFLTALGSDERSRSIQRHLDTAGVRLLPGAEHLNRTSTARALLDSNGSAEYEFDFEWNLPQISPTFLPKVLHTGSLAAFMEPGATRVRSLLELFSRRCLITYDPNIRPTLLHSHAEALRTFEHTVALATVVKLSAEDAQWLYPRTPPHGVARRLLDLGTELAIITDGASGSYLRSNAAEIEVPAPPVVVKDTVGAGDSYMSSLIAGLIEDPEDDFGYGKLTRVGTAASLAAAITVGRHGANPPTRAELIRSQELARTSRRNSDD encoded by the coding sequence ATGCACAGCTCCCCAGTTCCCCCCTGCCCTGAAACAGATGTCGTCGTCGTCGGCGAGGCGATAATCGACATCATTGATACCGCGGGAGGGCCCGTCGAATTCCCAGGCGGATCAGGGATGAACGTCGCGTACGGACTCGGCCGCCTGGGCGTCAGCACCGCATTTCTCACCGCACTGGGCAGCGATGAACGCAGCAGGAGCATCCAACGACACCTGGACACCGCGGGAGTACGCCTGCTTCCGGGAGCCGAACACCTCAACCGCACATCCACGGCCAGGGCGCTGCTGGACAGCAACGGTTCCGCAGAATACGAATTCGACTTCGAATGGAACCTCCCCCAAATCAGCCCTACTTTCCTCCCGAAGGTGCTGCACACGGGCTCACTGGCCGCCTTCATGGAGCCCGGAGCAACCCGGGTCCGATCCTTGCTGGAACTCTTCTCCCGCCGCTGCTTGATCACGTACGACCCCAACATCCGCCCCACACTGCTCCACAGCCACGCTGAAGCGCTCAGGACCTTCGAACACACAGTTGCCCTCGCTACCGTGGTGAAGCTCAGTGCGGAGGATGCCCAGTGGCTCTACCCGCGCACGCCTCCTCACGGCGTCGCGCGGCGGCTGCTCGATCTCGGGACGGAACTGGCAATCATCACGGATGGCGCATCCGGGTCCTATCTGCGGTCAAATGCCGCCGAGATCGAAGTGCCGGCACCGCCAGTGGTCGTCAAAGATACTGTCGGCGCGGGCGACTCCTACATGTCCTCGCTTATCGCTGGCCTCATCGAGGACCCGGAGGACGATTTCGGCTACGGCAAACTCACGCGCGTCGGAACAGCCGCCTCGCTCGCTGCGGCCATAACGGTCGGACGGCACGGGGCGAACCCGCCGACACGGGCAGAACTGATCCGCTCGCAGGAACTGGCCCGGACGTCCCGAAGGAACTCCGATGACTGA
- a CDS encoding glycoside hydrolase family 32 protein yields MTETTMHPAAPAEDTAADFRPVLHYTAKNTWLNDPNGLVWHQGVYHLFYQNNPFDNVWGNMSWGHATSTDLLHWTEHPVAIACDEEEDVFSGSIVVDHGNTSGFGTVEDPALVAIYTSAFKEGSVHQGTQAQSLAFSTDAGMTWNKYAGNPVLGRDSAHFRDPKVFRYEGAAGSCWVMVAVEARRQQVVLYRSADLKDWEHLSTFGPANATGGEWECPDLFPLPVDRDPDNVKWVLVVNVNPGAVAGGSGGQYFVGDFDGVKFTADPDSLVPADADGTTDLSRCLWLDWGRDYYAAVSFSNAPENRRIMIGWMNNWDYANFLPTSPWRSGMSLAREIELATVDGLPRLVQRPVLPLDSGEPACAIQDVELHDSLLQLPDAMPGSAQLIDAEILPGTARTVVFRLLGASGGSAATVLSFDAVTGLLTLDRRNSGNTAFHGKFASAESAPVKLEAGVLRLRVIVDQCSVEVFAQGGRVVLSDLVFPMSGSLGTEVCVEGGAAFVRKLAVTGLS; encoded by the coding sequence ATGACTGAAACAACAATGCACCCTGCCGCCCCCGCCGAAGACACCGCCGCCGACTTCCGGCCGGTACTTCACTACACAGCCAAGAACACCTGGCTGAACGACCCCAACGGACTCGTGTGGCACCAGGGCGTCTACCATCTCTTCTACCAAAACAACCCCTTCGACAACGTCTGGGGCAACATGTCCTGGGGGCACGCCACCTCAACCGACCTTCTGCACTGGACCGAACACCCGGTTGCCATCGCCTGCGACGAGGAAGAAGACGTCTTTTCCGGCAGCATCGTGGTGGACCACGGCAATACGTCGGGATTCGGCACAGTGGAAGACCCTGCCCTGGTGGCCATCTACACGAGCGCCTTCAAGGAAGGCTCGGTGCACCAAGGGACACAAGCCCAGTCTCTCGCGTTCTCCACGGACGCCGGCATGACGTGGAACAAGTACGCAGGCAATCCGGTGCTTGGCCGCGACTCGGCCCATTTCCGGGATCCCAAAGTATTCCGCTACGAGGGAGCTGCCGGTTCCTGCTGGGTCATGGTGGCGGTGGAGGCCCGGCGCCAGCAGGTTGTGCTGTACCGCTCGGCCGACCTCAAGGATTGGGAACACCTGAGCACCTTCGGCCCTGCAAACGCGACGGGAGGCGAATGGGAGTGCCCCGACCTGTTCCCGCTCCCCGTCGACAGAGACCCGGACAACGTCAAGTGGGTCCTCGTAGTCAATGTCAATCCGGGTGCCGTGGCCGGCGGCTCGGGAGGGCAGTACTTCGTCGGCGACTTCGACGGGGTGAAGTTCACTGCCGACCCTGATTCACTCGTTCCAGCCGATGCCGACGGGACCACTGATCTCAGCCGCTGTCTGTGGCTCGACTGGGGACGTGACTACTACGCCGCCGTCTCCTTCAGCAATGCCCCGGAGAACCGCCGTATCATGATCGGCTGGATGAACAACTGGGACTACGCCAACTTCTTGCCCACGTCTCCATGGCGTTCCGGGATGTCGCTTGCCCGCGAGATCGAGCTCGCGACGGTGGACGGTTTGCCCCGCCTGGTGCAGCGCCCGGTACTGCCATTGGACAGCGGCGAGCCGGCCTGCGCCATCCAGGACGTGGAGCTTCACGACTCCCTGCTGCAACTGCCCGACGCAATGCCCGGATCAGCCCAGCTGATCGACGCCGAGATCTTGCCCGGCACGGCCCGGACCGTTGTTTTCCGGCTTCTCGGCGCATCCGGCGGGAGCGCCGCAACGGTTCTCAGCTTCGATGCCGTGACGGGCCTGCTCACCCTGGATCGCCGCAACTCCGGAAACACCGCCTTCCACGGAAAGTTCGCGTCTGCCGAGTCGGCACCGGTGAAGCTCGAAGCCGGCGTGCTAAGGCTCCGCGTAATCGTCGACCAGTGCTCGGTGGAGGTCTTTGCCCAAGGCGGCAGGGTCGTCCTGAGCGATCTGGTCTTCCCGATGTCCGGAAGCCTGGGCACCGAAGTGTGCGTGGAGGGCGGCGCGGCCTTTGTTCGGAAACTGGCCGTCACGGGCTTGTCCTGA